From the Xylocopa sonorina isolate GNS202 chromosome 9, iyXylSono1_principal, whole genome shotgun sequence genome, the window GAGGTATGTAGTAATCGGCCGACCGATCAAGATTCCCCTTTCTCTGTCGCGGCGGTAGGGAGCATAGACGGACGGGGCTATTTCCGCATGACATCACACTGCCCGCATTTAGGAGCAGCACGATTTTCTATTTTCTTGTCGGTCTACATTGGTGGCCCGTGAAGACTTGCAAGGTCAGCCCCACCAGAGATGCGCCCGGGAACACTTTTTATTCCACCGTTTCGTTCCCCCTCTCGTCTCCGCCTCGCGTCGAGCGTTCGCGTTTGTCTTCGTCCCGTCGACTGTAACCCCTTTCCACAGGCAGATACGCAAAAACGTCGTCTAAAACCGggtggtgtgtgtgtgtgtcgtcCCGCGAAATTTCCGCGATTAGACAGTGGCGTCGTTTTTCTCCACCGTAACGCAACACGGAGGCTGGCAATCTGGCCCCGTTCCACTCGCGCCCTGGCCAACGATCCCGCCTAATCGAGAAATAATTGTACGAATTTGTCCGTGGGCTGGCGAACGGGACGGAAAAGAAATCCCCGCATTCCCGTTCGCCTGCTGCCTCTCCCGGGCTGTTTTTTACCGATTCATACTCTCAGGTGGAACAATGGATCCGACGAGACAAAGGAGCGGCTGCTCTTGCTCTCGGCACCGGTACCGTTCCACGCGCTAACAAAGTTAGCTGTTCGTTAGCGGAATTAGAAGCGAAGGTGCGCGTGAAAAGAAAATTCGTGCACCGTGACTCGAGCCAAGGACACGTTTCAATTGTTCAGGGAATCGTCCATCGCACTACTAACGATCTACGCACATCAGTTAAACATTGGGATTTCTAATCAGTTGATCGTAGTTTACTTCTTTATTCTTTCTTCGAACGAATGCCTCCAGGGATCATAAACATATTTATTCGATGACTTAACCGAGTTCACATTTGAATTCCGCCGTGTTCATCGTCCGCGACGATCCCTCGATCGATACGTTCTGTTAGTATAGTGGATCTACGCGACCACGGAAGAGGATTTCTGCGTGGATAGTTTCATAATCACAGCTCATACGCTTTGTACGTCGTTAGCCCTTAACACGTTCTGCGGGATCATTCGATCGTAGGAGAACCGATCGTCTAAGTTGAATCACAGCTGATTCTAATTAAAGAACTAGTTTGAAGTTTTTACTCACCATGAATAAGCTCCGAGTCCTTTGCTCTCATTTGTTGCGCGTTGATCATATCTTGTCTGAACAAAAATTTCGAGGGAAGACGATTTACCCCGGTTTAGTGGGTTCTCAGAAATTCTCTCCAGTCATCGGGTGGAATTCCATCGAATTTCTGAGCGGACACCGCGATGATTAATAAGTTTTTACGCGCATTACACCTGGTCGCGTGACAAATCGATTTCCGTCCCTTGTTCCCATCGCGCCTCAAGTATTACCTTTACGATTGTCTTACGAATCGACTTCCGTTCACCGTCCCCGCTAGATATACCTTTCCCTGCGCTATTACGTTGCACAAAATCAGCATTCTGGTTCTACTCGTCGTGGAGACGAGTGTGGAGGGAAATAATAGGCGTGTTAGGTATGTGTACGAAAGCGTGGAAGATGGAAAAGGGATTTCGGTGATGCGGAGTGGGAGGACGCAgcgaggaataaaaaaaaaataaaggaaagagaaaaaaagaagggaacACGTTAAACGTGGAACGACGGGGTCATAAAAATCCGAAGCGCAGGTATAAACCAACGATCTACAAGTCCGTGCGAGGACGATCCTAATCTCTAGACTCTGGTAGAGTAGCGGGAGTTGAAGCCCCGAGACGGAACGCTAAAAAGAAGCGCCAGGAGGAAATAGTTTGACCAGCTAAATTGCCGCGGCGCGAGTTTGTTAGAAAATCAGCGGAATGCAGGTCCGCGATGCAACAGGGACGTCTTAGGAATTTTCAAGACACAGCGTCTATGGTCGCGTAGAGTTTTACTCTTCTTTTAATAGCTGGAGGCCACTCTTGAAATTTTTACAAAGAATTCCACCCTTCAGTGATGCTAAAGACGACCAACTTTATTCTCCCGAAAAATACTATATCGTTTCCCTGGTTTACAGCGCAACCGGACCGTTCCTCTTCCCGTAAGACAAAGGAGCTCTCTTGTTGCCATTTTTGGGTACCGTGAATGTAACCGCAGGGTTTCTCGCTCGTTGATTCATGCTTTACACCGGCTATTTTATTTGGTCACCGGTGTCAAAAGATATATTCGTCCCGGGGAAGTGACAGTAAAAACGGGTTGAAAACGTTGATCCGTCATACGCGTCTCGGGAGGTAATTAATAGAGGAGGGTTCGGTGCGGTTCGTTCGCTCAGTCATAAATTCTGGCGGAAGGTCGGGAGTGAACGACGACGCATAAATTTCAATTGGACGCGACAAACGCACGGTGGTTTATAAGTCcgtgcgatttcgcgaattgaACGGCGGGGAGGCGTTTCGCGCCTAATGGTTTCGTAATTGAATAAATGTGAGCGATTAGTCGCGCAGCCTCCGCGACGGTTTAACGAGCTACCGTCTATAATAACCGTTCGGCTTACTGAAAATCGAATTTAAAGTTAATCGGTATTTAATTTAAATACGCTCCCGCACTAACAGACTTATCTTTCTCATCAGTCGCGCGACGATCGGATCTATCTTCGCATTAATTCATAATCTTCCCTCGTCTCGTGACAATCTTGGATGATCCCAGAGGTTACTGACTTCCTTCAAAGCCTCGTCTCCGCACACCCTGTATCGAACAAGAgttttatttctttctttctgttTAGGCACAGATCACTGTGCGTTGCCTCTATACAACGACAATACATCCGCGATAACCGAAAAAATAAGAGAAAAGTTTCATGTGAAAACAATGGACAGACGAAGAGTACAGCGTGCACGGATGTGCGATCGTACAAACGTGTACGATATCCCCGTGGCCTTATTTCTTCTTGAATCTAGCTTTCTTCGACACTACCACGGCGTTCGATGGAGACTTTGGGTTCGATTGATTTTTATGCTTTTTGCTCTCCACGTGCTGAGCAAACGTACTCTCCGAGTTTAACGATAGATTACAAGGTGCGCAGTAATACTGGCCTGCAAACAGAATAGCCTTGTCAAGGTAGAGATCAATACACACACAGCGTCGCAGATTACGCTTCAGTTTTAAAGGTGTCTTTACCTGATGGCGTTCGGTAAATAGAATAGTCTATAGGTCCAGGTGTAGCAGGTGTCGCCTCGCTTTCTGTAGCTAAAAATTCATCCTTACGATAAACATTGTTTGCCGTAACGCAAACATACGTAGGTATCTACGTGTACATTGGAAACTTACCAGGCTCAGGGACAGGCAACCCGTTCAACCTGAGCATTCTCAGGTGTCTAGCGCCACGTTTGTGCGTTTCTAATTGGTCCTGCCTATTAGCGGAAACTCCACACAAATCGCAACGCAACGGCGTCGGATAAGGTGGTGGTGTGTAGATGGGTCCTGTTCCTGGAGCAGCAGACACCGCGGTGGTACCGTCAGGTACTACCGGCTGTGCCGGTGCGGATTGCACTTCCGGCTGAAAAGCCATCCCTATCCCAAATCGTCCGCTGGGATCTATTTGATTGTACTGATTTTGATTTTGCGACTTCTTCGACGGCCTGTAGAATTCAACGCTCTGCTATGACGATCTTGGTTGAGACAGCTATCGTTCTAAGAATAATTTCAGACAAGTATGCATCTCTGTACCTCGCACGACGTCCGCCATTCGCTGCTCTAATATGTTTTTTACCAGCATAGTGTTGCGTCGCGTCTGTTTGCGACGTGAACCACGTTTTACAAATCTGCAAGCGAAATAGAATTTGCTCGAATAGCCAGTTATGGATGATCGATTTACCTTTCCAATGCCGTACATTATTTAAAACTTCCGACTACTAACATCACAATAATTCTGCCAGTCGTTCGTCGTACTACTAACTTGTCCATCCTCGGTCTTTTGTTTCTTTACACTCTGATTTAAAAACATAGAAACCTTCTTCTGATGCGGCTTCCCGTCGTAATGTAATTTGGCTTGTAACGTAGAATTCATCTGAAAGTATTCGCCTTTAAGTAACACAGTTTCACCCGTTCACGCGTTTAACGTTAGATAAACAGAACGCGGTATTCAACAGTGCCttgtttatgtatatatatatatatatatatatgtacatatttatCGTATAAAGTAATCGAGCCTTACAACTGCGTTGCACAGATCGCATTTCAGCGGTTTCATTAGTGCCGACAGTTCCCTCTGGGCGCTCGCAACTTTCTCTACGAAATAGAAACATAAATCAATCTTTAATTAGCTAAACTGCCAACAGGGATCTGGAATCTGATTTCCCAATGATAATTTGATGCGCGTAGAGTAGCACAGCGATATATCTCAGCTGTTTCTCACGTGTCGCAAACTACGTTCAAACGTTCTCTAATTACCTGCATCTTGCGCGGGATCGATGAACTCGTTCTTGCGTTTGTAGTACTTGTTCTTGGCTTTGGTGGCGACCTGTATCGCAGGCGACGCTACGGTCGCAGCTGCCGCCTTGTACGTCGTGTCGTACCATCGTGCATAAAGATCCGACGTGTCGGCATCTGTAGGCACCCACCAGGGAGCAGTCGGTTGTCCGGGTGTCTGTGGTTGCATCGCCGGATGCATGATGTACGGCGTTGGCACGGGAAGGTTTGGAAACGTTGTAGCCAACGTTTGAATTGTCGTTAAATTTCCCGCGGTCTCGCCGCTCGACAAACCGGTCGTTGTCGCTTCCGTCGTTACTggttgctgctgttgttgttgttgctccgTCGTAACCGACACGCTGTTGCTTTTTGACGTCGCAACGGGAGGTGGTGGCGGAGGTGGTGGCGGCAAAAAACATTCTAGACCTATATTCACGCATGGATAAAAATATTGTTTTAATTGGAGAGAAGGAAACAGTTGGgaacaatatataaaatatgaatGGTAAACAGCTTGCGTCAAATGGCTGATTTATGGTGGTAATAAAAATTCTGGCCAGTTTAAGCAGGCACGTGGAACGTATAAAGAATGCGCGGCTGAATATTGAAAATACAAAGCAATAAAGTATGAAGAGGagatacgtatcgatgtaatttaCTCAGAGATCAGATTTAATTGCGCGTAATGCCGAGATTAATTTTGCTAATTTCGAGCAAGCCCGTGGACAGAAAGGCTGTAATGTTGGTCATTTTTATTAGTGCGTAACGTGCGAGATGCATTCTTCGTGTGGTTGCAGACGACAGCACGCGCATTTCGTTTATCGACTGCATTCTGTATGCACTTTTCAGgaacgaataagttgctttcgaATCCGAGATTAAATTTTCGTAAAGATAATAAGAGTAATGCATCGAATAAATTAGACATAAAACCACCATCGTACAAAGCGAgtgaaattaataaatattattaattatgtcAGGTTACAATTAAGATGGTAACCAAGttgattaatatttaatttattacaatACATTGAtaactttttattttattcgtAAATTTCACGTTCTCTAATTAAAAGCGGCAAAAAAATGTCATTGTTATTGTGTTGTTATACGTGTCACAATTTATATTTTGGCCGTCAGCTGATTACGACGGTCAACAACGGTATTCAATGAAATTTGACAGTAAGCACAAACACATTTGATTGCTAACTTATCTATTCACTTCACGTGTCTGTCGTTGAATGCGATACGTGTTGTTTAAGTAATTGTTTTGATAATTGATTGATATATAGACATATCACAAGTTACATCCGATTACTTGTGTAATGGAAcccgttagaaatccattgcacaCTCTTGCACTTGCAGCagcacattttcattcatactATTCAATTGAACTTTCACGAACGTGTCAGCAGTAATGTTGACAAATATTATGTGTACAATTTCAATGAACGATGTACGTATTTAGAGGACTAACGAGTTTACATATTTTCGATACACTAGATTCACTAGGGCATATGTCTCTAACAACGTGAATCAATGAAGAAAATCGTTCACCTAGGAATAGAAACTCACCGGGTATTTCTGGATTTTCGATGATCTTCGCGCTGGACATTTTGCAACTTAAATACCGCGATATTCTCTATTATTGTCAGAGAAAACTTGACAGCGTGTGATAATTACAGTGTGATAAGGAGGCTTGTTTCCGACCGCTTTACACTCGCGAATTAGTATTCTGTTTGTTGTTTTGCACTTCGCAGAATTCGCCGGAGCATGGTACCGTTACGATTTGTGTATTATGTTTGACTGTCAATTATTCGGTGAAATAGAAAAGTTTGTGAGGTTAATAGACGGGTTTGACAAGCAACCCGACGACATTACGCGATATTGAACTGTGATGCAAGATGGCTGCTAACACTACGCTCGTCGGTCGTGAACTATCCAAAATTATTAGAATTGTTACAAAAAATACCATTTTCTATGGCCAAACACTCCAGAATCGTTTAATCGCGAAAGATGGAGGAAAAGGCTGAGCTCTTAAGATGCCTCGAGGAAAAGATAGACAGTGGCAAAGCCACGATAGACCGACTGAAACTTTTGGGAAAGATTGACGGGGTTGAGAAACTTATACGAAAGATTCAGCAAGAAATTAGATTTTTAGAAAAGGTACGTTCTTTGGTGATCATTCTCAAACCTGGAAGTACATCATACATGTGCATCTTCGCGTCGTTAAGTAGTGATTACGTGTACCTTTAACTGTGCAAGCTCTGAAACAATTTATTCTCTCTATTTTcactaatttcgtaaatattcgAGTACTCGTTGAAATATTGTATATTTCTGAATCATAAAGATCAGGATTATAACTATACGCTATCCTCATAAAGGTACAATCTACAGGGAATGTAAAGAAAGAACATCTACAGAGCACAAATTTGATTCATCTCAATGCAATTGTAGCGCGACTCTTCTGTGCTAACGAGCCCATCAATGTTATGAAACCTTTTAAGTATCAAAAGTCGCGCTTAGAAGTAGATATAGTATGCAATGGCGGTGCATCGTGGGTTAAAGTTATTGCTAGAAATGCTAAAGCGCTCACGTTGATTTCAATGGGTAATGGAGAATATGGGCAAAAGTCTGTGCTAGATCAAGCAACGAGTTATTTGCAATGTGCAAAATGTTATCCACATTTGTATAGGTCGCCTGATGTAATATTTCATTTTGCTTATGGCATAGAAGTTCCATTAGCCACTAGGTTGAAACATATGGGAGTGATTGTTGAAGGGGATAAAATACAATGCGAGGATGCAAAAGATACAGATACACATGGTATAAATCTTTCCTACTATGGTAAATGCATGAGTACGTATAATATTATTAACTGAAAGACGTTATTCATTGTTATGTCTATTCTTTTGGAGATAGATAGCGAGGACAAACTGTCTACATGGATGTATTCGTTAGAACCTACTAAGGAAACTTTGGATCAATATAGGGAGAGCATAAGTTCAGATCTAGATACTTTAAATACATCTTCCCTTAAAACCGAAATAAAAGTTCTTAACTTGGATGTGTCAACTTTATTGGCATATGTAACAAACATGACCAATGGGTATGACCACTTTATTTATCGGGAACCGTTGCTCACGCAACAAGCAGAAATGGAACGAAAACGCCCAGTAAAACCAATTctagaaaatttatttaaagacAAGGAATTAATTGTCTGCCAAACTGCTTATGAAAATTTTATGAACATCATAGATGTTATTGGTGGACCTAAAGAAACTCTGAGAGCAAAAGAACTATTAAGTAATGTTGAAATTGTTAATGATATACCAACGGGGAGAATAATGGAAAAATTAAGTTTGGGTGGTAAAATTAAGGATAGATCTAGATTGGTTTTTGCAACAGGGGAAAATATGAAAAGTATTACAGTATCTGCAAATGAGGGATTTGTTAGAGCAGCACGTATGCAGGTACCAGTATTTATACTATAAAATGTAACAGTTTCAAACAAATTCAGTAATAACTTTTTTCAGGGTATCGAATGTACAGTCTTTTTGCATGAACCTAGATCTCTTTCTGAGATTAAGGAAGGTTATGCAACAATAATAAGCTCATCTTGATACCAGTTAAATGCATTTTAAattattacaaaaaaaaaagagatacaTGGTACATAAGAAATATTTCTATTGTTTACCATTAAATGTTATTATTAGATCGAGCTTGGTAATTAATGCGCATGTCCATATTTTCTTCAAATtctgtaaagaaaaaaaattgttaTAATAGAAATGTTTCCAATGTAAAAATATTAAGTATACCGTTAATAAATTTGTTGAAGTGTGGATTTCTTTCCTTTGCTAACTGAATATACTCTTTATATTTGACCTCGTTTCCAAGTTGTTTATAACATTTAGCACTGTTTAGGAGGGCTTTCAAATTCGTATTTCTGACTTTTAATGCCCATTCGCAGTCAGCTAAGGCTTTCTCAAATAATCCAAGCTGAATATATGACAGAGCTCTGTTATTCCATAACACAGTCGAATCTTTCCTTTGTTCAAGTGCCTTGCTATAATAAGTTACCGCTTTTTCATAATTTCCATCTTTAAATGCTCCGTTACCAATTGTTTTCAACGTTTCTGCTCGTTCATTTCTAATCCTGCGATTCTCTGCTCTTTCTTTTGCATCTTTTTCCACACTTCTTTTGAATGCTTCTATGTTGAGGAAAATGTTTCGATATAAAGATGTAAAAACTGAGAATAATTATTAGGTACCTTGTGAAATTTGTTCTTGAGTAGATTCATTCTTATCGATTGAACATTTATTAATCACTGTGCGGttagtttttatttttaattcagTATCTTCAGAAATATTTCTTTCTGCTCGACTTGCTAAAATTTCATCAGCCAATATCTGCCCATGTGCTTGTTCCTCAGGATTAGATGATGCCAATTTGTTCACAATTTTTTCTtgaaaaatcatattattttcATGTTTGTGTTTATAACCCAAAGAAAATAGTGCTTACCAACTTCAGTAACACGATGCATAAAGTTTTGAAATTCTTCCTCTGTTACATGTTTGTCTACTGTTAAATTGTCCATAATTTGTTGGGCTCCTGTTACTTTTTCATTTAATTCATCATGTTCTAATATTTTATCCATTATTAAACGTTTTATTAAAAGTAATGAGAACAGATTGATCCAACTGTAACTAAGATCAGCTATGGAAGGTTTCCATAGAAACATGTAACAGTTATATAAATGTTTGTACAGAAGAAATGTTGCTCTTATATTTATACAGCTATTGAGAGGGTAAAGTATAAAGTATGTATGAAATATTTATTCTCAGTTGGTTTATTATAAAATGAACAAGATCATGTAAGAAAGTAATAAGTAAAGTGATGAATTATGATTAATTTACATATGTCAAAATTTTGCAGTATTTTTAGTTAAAGAAAAATTTATAGTCACAAAAAAGTTTTATTCAGTCTAAATGTTATATTAAAAGTAACATATATTAATAATTCCAATTTGCAAACACATTGTGTCTTATTCATTAACCATTAGATCCCTTTCTTGTAGGGTATTCTGCGAGTGTTCCTGCATTAAAATATGTCTGATCCATATTTTTGACGGAAAACATAGGAGCAGGTCCTATAACAGTTTCtgaattttcattttcaatCTCTTCCACTTCAAGCGGATCCATATCTGCATCTTCTTCCATCTCGAATATATCTACTTCATCCTTTATAAAAACTGCACACTTCATGGGTTCGTTGCTTTCTAAATTAGTCCTTTGTTTCCTCCTATCTAAGGGTTCATTTCTCTGGTAACCTTGATTAGACGTAGAAGGTTTACCAGCTGTAATTTCTACTTCATCCATAATACATAATTTTTTCAAAGGCAAAGATTTATCCTTTGATATAGCGGATAAAACACGGGGCCAACTAATAACAGGTTCAGAAGGTTCTTTTCTCTTCTGGGGCGGTGGATTTGGAATTCCTCTACTAGTACTAGGCATATCATTAATGTCTACAATACTGATTCCTGATCTCCCTGTGTCCAATCGTtgatttaataaattaatatgtCCCTCGTCATTTTTCTTGACAGTTTCCAATGGTACCTTACTTCCACTTTTGTGCGGATAAGCTGATGGTGCGTATCTTGTTGCTTGACTGTTCGCTTTATTTTGTGGTCTGATGTTAAGATCATGATCAGGTATTGTTTTGGTAGTTAAGGTCTTTGTTTCCTCGACTTTTAATCTAGATACCGTAGTTGTTTTCTTGGACGTATCGGGAGTTGTGTTGTTCGATTCCCCTACCAAAACGGAGGTTTGAATGTGCCGTAGTCCCGTGACTTCCAAAATTTCGGCCAACTTTAGCAACCTTCTAACCTCACTTTGAACCACTTGTATTTCACCACAGTACATGAAATTGACGATTGTCTTTAGATCGTCCGCTTCGATATCGTGAAGGATAATCATTGGGTGAGGATGATCGTTGGCAACGAGTAATCGGCGGAAAAACGTGCTCGAGTTGGCTAATACCATTTTGTGACATTTTAAAATCGTCCCATCTTTGCATACCAAAGAAAGGTCTACAAACTGTTGCTTCTCATAACACGTATCAAGAGAAACCGCTAAATGTGACGGGAAACTGTGCCACTTCAAACTTAACACTGTTTCTTCCCTCATTTCGGATATTGTAATTGATAGCTTTCGATTTTACTGAGGATTCACAGTGCGCGACTTTCGTTTATAACAACACACTCGCCATGACACGTGCCGCTGTCATCGCAACTACGTTGTAAGCGTCTGTGTATTCCGAGCGGGAGTATATTTTTTGGTTTTTGAATGATAAATTGGGAAAAGCGTAACTCTCTTTCAAACGATTAGTACAACGATATTTGGGAATTAATTTTTGTATGATGGTTATACATTTAAAACTGTTCGTCGAGTGATGTACTTTTCGAGAAAATAGGTTTGAGTGGGGattctaatttttaaaaataaccTGTACAGCAATCGATTTCTGCCAGATTGATGCCAAAGTTATCTAAGAGGTGAGAAGCACATCATTGTCCTAGCTATTCGTTCTAATAATACCTAATTACCACTAGTTTTAGAACAATTTCAAAATGTTT encodes:
- the LOC143427723 gene encoding zinc finger protein 346, whose protein sequence is MSSAKIIENPEIPGLECFLPPPPPPPPPVATSKSNSVSVTTEQQQQQQQPVTTEATTTGLSSGETAGNLTTIQTLATTFPNLPVPTPYIMHPAMQPQTPGQPTAPWWVPTDADTSDLYARWYDTTYKAAAATVASPAIQVATKAKNKYYKRKNEFIDPAQDAEKVASAQRELSALMKPLKCDLCNAVMNSTLQAKLHYDGKPHQKKVSMFLNQSVKKQKTEDGQVSSTTNDWQNYCDICKTWFTSQTDATQHYAGKKHIRAANGGRRARPSKKSQNQNQYNQIDPSGRFGIGMAFQPEVQSAPAQPVVPDGTTAVSAAPGTGPIYTPPPYPTPLRCDLCGVSANRQDQLETHKRGARHLRMLRLNGLPVPEPATESEATPATPGPIDYSIYRTPSGQYYCAPCNLSLNSESTFAQHVESKKHKNQSNPKSPSNAVVVSKKARFKKK
- the LOC143427724 gene encoding UPF0415 protein C7orf25 homolog, whose translation is MEEKAELLRCLEEKIDSGKATIDRLKLLGKIDGVEKLIRKIQQEIRFLEKVQSTGNVKKEHLQSTNLIHLNAIVARLFCANEPINVMKPFKYQKSRLEVDIVCNGGASWVKVIARNAKALTLISMGNGEYGQKSVLDQATSYLQCAKCYPHLYRSPDVIFHFAYGIEVPLATRLKHMGVIVEGDKIQCEDAKDTDTHDSEDKLSTWMYSLEPTKETLDQYRESISSDLDTLNTSSLKTEIKVLNLDVSTLLAYVTNMTNGYDHFIYREPLLTQQAEMERKRPVKPILENLFKDKELIVCQTAYENFMNIIDVIGGPKETLRAKELLSNVEIVNDIPTGRIMEKLSLGGKIKDRSRLVFATGENMKSITVSANEGFVRAARMQGIECTVFLHEPRSLSEIKEGYATIISSS
- the LOC143427728 gene encoding tetratricopeptide repeat protein 12, producing MFLWKPSIADLSYSWINLFSLLLIKRLIMDKILEHDELNEKVTGAQQIMDNLTVDKHVTEEEFQNFMHRVTEVEKIVNKLASSNPEEQAHGQILADEILASRAERNISEDTELKIKTNRTVINKCSIDKNESTQEQISQEAFKRSVEKDAKERAENRRIRNERAETLKTIGNGAFKDGNYEKAVTYYSKALEQRKDSTVLWNNRALSYIQLGLFEKALADCEWALKVRNTNLKALLNSAKCYKQLGNEVKYKEYIQLAKERNPHFNKFINEFEENMDMRINYQARSNNNI
- the LOC143427726 gene encoding uncharacterized protein LOC143427726, with the translated sequence MREETVLSLKWHSFPSHLAVSLDTCYEKQQFVDLSLVCKDGTILKCHKMVLANSSTFFRRLLVANDHPHPMIILHDIEADDLKTIVNFMYCGEIQVVQSEVRRLLKLAEILEVTGLRHIQTSVLVGESNNTTPDTSKKTTTVSRLKVEETKTLTTKTIPDHDLNIRPQNKANSQATRYAPSAYPHKSGSKVPLETVKKNDEGHINLLNQRLDTGRSGISIVDINDMPSTSRGIPNPPPQKRKEPSEPVISWPRVLSAISKDKSLPLKKLCIMDEVEITAGKPSTSNQGYQRNEPLDRRKQRTNLESNEPMKCAVFIKDEVDIFEMEEDADMDPLEVEEIENENSETVIGPAPMFSVKNMDQTYFNAGTLAEYPTRKGSNG